In Elaeis guineensis isolate ETL-2024a chromosome 1, EG11, whole genome shotgun sequence, a genomic segment contains:
- the LOC105039994 gene encoding transcription factor MYB78, whose translation MEAHGRVLSSATPSEEEMDLRRGPWTVEEDLKLINYIAVHGEGRWNTLARCAGLKRTGKSCRLRWLNYLRPDVRRGNITPEEQLLILELHSRWGNRWSKIAQHLPGRTDNEIKNYWRTRVQKQAKQLQCDVNSKKFKDAMRYLWMPRLIERIQAASGGSLQASNLLPDHPAGQPGQAWPCQENSASAPAGSNSSDSVVTQFSSPPTSDSFTGDYYNYPDNCIQGGENNSDEGTQAGFAQLEDGWYENRGFLDFEQGGWGENLWSLEDIWSTQQQV comes from the exons ATGGAAGCCCATGGAAGGGTGCTCAGCTCTGCAACACCAAGTGAGGAGGAGATGGACCTTAGAAGAGGCCCATGGACTGTGGAGGAAGACCTTAAACTCATTAACTACATCGCTGTCCATGGTGAGGGCCGATGGAACACTCTCGCCCGTTGTGCAG GACTGAAACGGACCGGCAAGAGTTGCAGGCTCCGGTGGCTCAACTATCTCCGGCCGGATGTCCGGCGCGGTAACATTACCCCTGAAGAACAACTCCTTATCCTAGAGCTCCACTCCCGTTGGGGAAACAG GTGGTCGAAAATAGCACAGCACCTCCCCGGGAGAACCGACAACGAGATAAAGAATTATTGGAGGACCAGAGTGCAAAAGCAAGCCAAGCAGCTCCAGTGCGACGTCAACAGCAAGAAGTTTAAGGACGCCATGCGCTACCTTTGGATGCCTCGCCTCATCGAACGCATCCAAGCAGCCTCGGGTGGCTCCCTTCAAGCCTCCAACCTCCTGCCCGACCACCCCGCCGGGCAGCCCGGGCAGGCCTGGCCCTGCCAGGAGAACTCGGCTTCTGCCCCGGCCGGGTCGAACTCGTCTGACTCGGTCGTGACTCAGTTTTCATCGCCTCCCACCTCGGACTCGTTTACGGGTGATTACTATAATTATCCCGATAATTGTATTCAGGGTGGTGAGAATAATAGCGATGAGGGGACCCAGGCTGGGTTTGCTCAGTTGGAGGATGGGTGGTACGAGAACCGGGGGTTCTTGGACTTTGAACAAGGTGGGTGGGGGGAGAATTTGTGGAGCTTGGAGGACATTTGGTCCACGCAGCAACAAGTTTAA